DNA sequence from the Methanobacterium sp. genome:
GTGACGATATAACTGCTGTAAGAAGCAGTGTTTCTGCAAGACAGAATATTTAAGTGTGCCGTAACGTAATGCCAATAAATATTTCAATATTTGTTGGTTACTTTTTTATTTTTTTTATGATTATGGCTTTGTAGAAACCATGTTTTTTTTTTATTTGAAATTGAGGTTGTTTGATTTTTTTTGGTAATAAAAAATAACTTTATTAGTTTTAGGTTGAGTTTTTCCTGTTTTCACTCGAAATTACACTTACATATTTTTAAATACAGTTGCTAAAGTATTTATAAAGGGAAAGAGGAATAATATTATTATGATTAACAAAATCTATTATTCCCCTGTTTATTGTAGGGTCTTAAAGCAGTTAAATCTTTTGGATTTTAATTTTAAAAATTCTAGATATTCAATGTTTAAAAGATTTTCAAACATAGAATAGTGGATTAAAAGAAAATAAGTTGGTCGAATTCATTGAAAGGACATATTATTATGTTAAAATAGCGATAAGCAAGTATATCTAAATGCTTTTTCAAACCATTTTATATTCACAACATTAGCAATGAAAATTTACACAAAAATCAACTATATCGTGAAATAATTGATTTTTATTGATGTATCAGACCTAATTAAGAAATATATTGAGAATAAAAAAGGTTCCACACTTTTACAACGATCCCAAAAATTTTTTAAAAGACTACCTTCAAAACAAATTAGAAAATATTAACCGTTTAATAATTATCATTAAACGATATTAAAGCAAGATATAATAGCATTAGACGGCTCTGGTTTCACTAATGATTATGCACACAAGTATTATGCAAAAATAAGGCAAAAAGAAAGAAAAAGCTACATAAAAAAAACCTACTTAACAATAGACGTAAAAACACGCCTTATTTTATATATATCAAACATCACATGGACCGAAAATACGACACACAATTTGCAAAACCCGCATTAAGACATAATCAAAAAATATAAACCAAATTACATAGTAGCAGACAAAGCATACGACACAGAACCAATAAGAAAATGTATAAAATGAAGAACTCAAAGCATTTGACCAAATACCTCTCAAAAACAGAGCAAAAAACCAAAAAAAAATGTGATACATATCTGAAATAATAAATGATTTATACTACTCGCATCATATATGACTAATAGTAAATGATTATTAAGATGTGTTGATGAAAAAAATTTTCAACTCAATACACCTTAAAAGGCACGATTTCTTTGAAGGTGGATAAATATGGATGAAAAAGGTCAAATTAGTGCAGAAATGATACTGCTTATTGGTGCTATTCTAGTTATTGTAATTATTGCAGGTATTTTCGTATTAGATATTACCGACTCTGTTGCTGGAAACATTACTAAAGTTGTAGAAACTGCAAGGGATAATACAATTAATAGGATGTAATTTTTTGTTATTTTAATCCCCAAACAGTTACGCCTTTATTTGCATATAAAGGTTTATAAATCGTTGAGTTGCTCTTTTCAAGAACTAACTTGGTGAAGATGGAATTTTCAAATCTTTTATCCATGACCACTGCCTTTTTATCATCAATTATGAATATACAAAAATCACTATTAGAATCCATATAAATCTTTTCTGAGCTTCTATTTTTAACATAACCCACACAATATGGTGTTTTATTTTTCCAAACAACATTTTTAGTTTTAATATCCCACATAACATCATTAGAAAAAATGAATAAATCACCTTTCTTTTCTACATCCCCCACAGAGTAAGTGTAATTATTGGTGCGTCTTTCTTGGAAGTTCCACTCCCCAAACTCAAAAGTCCAAAACCCATGAACAATATCATTATCATAGGTGACTAAAACCATTGGTGATGGATTTTCAGGATGTGTTAATTTTAAAATTTCTTCCACTTGATGATCTTGGAAATTGTAGTGATTAATAAGTAATTCTTTGGCATCAGACCGTTGAAGACCTAATATATTATTCATTACCTCCACAGTTTTTGTTGTGTTTTTTATACTCATATTTATCTTGATAAAACCTTGATCCCCGGTAGTGGTGATCATTTGGAGAATTCCTGCAGAAAGACTTTCATTATCTGTAGAAAATGATCTAGAAATCCAGT
Encoded proteins:
- a CDS encoding class III signal peptide-containing protein, coding for MDEKGQISAEMILLIGAILVIVIIAGIFVLDITDSVAGNITKVVETARDNTINRM